A genomic segment from Lutzomyia longipalpis isolate SR_M1_2022 chromosome 3, ASM2433408v1 encodes:
- the LOC129792726 gene encoding protein odr-4 homolog, protein MAPKIRAEKVHKDYLESLAAEGKFRVGYLLGMAETSVGLDGIIVHMAPLPLKRRAKTHPESIADVDSEEMVLQAITLNRMLPGSFTVMGLFVVSPENVLENGGHRKILLQIVKQIQGQFRENSLLLAIEGDEKNFLVLSYTSGKACVCQQIHTKKNVDIEFATEALTWRAVEPKFCIDHNFEMEKIGDFYNIDGNLRKILKDLVQQLEDAYILRATEYGADTIAKVQEDDLVDMLFSSDSDESGTEETSDKMLLLLRTQNDLARCAADAQVPDGKIHLTGKLCCTISVPSKTKLSDVERYLRRDVIRTAAARIQLYIEMMADCKYKMSDIIDLNSDTPLRVFFTVQPTGVRFSDYIFEGEDDDSVRENVKKLMDIDLEPTDIIWVETPEEEQQDDSISRNSEDLSRQYAEEERRAYRNMYIVCFFSTIMLAISMYIMFVWYDPADLDEVLARHDEELGRQWREMHKNQEDTP, encoded by the exons atggCACCAAAAATTCGTGCTGAAAAGGTCCATAAAGACTACTTGGAGAGTCTAGCGGCGGAAGGTAAATTTCGCGTGGGATACCTCCTGGGAATGGCA GAAACATCCGTAGGATTGGATGGTATCATTGTCCACATGGCTCCATTGCCTCTAAAGAGAAGGGCAAAGACCCATCCTGAATCAATTGCTGATGTTGACAGTGAAGAAATGGTCCTGCAGGCTATCACGCTGAATCGCATGCTTCCGGGATCATTTACAGTTATGGGGCTATTTGTGGTCAGTCCGGAGAATGTGCTGGAGAATGGGGGGCATCGGAAGATATTGCTGCAGATTGTCAAACAGATTCAGGGGCAATTTCGAGAGAATTCCCTTTTATTGGCCATTGAGGGGGATGAGAAGAATTTCCTGGTACTCAGCTACACATCCGGAAAAGCATGTGTCTGCCAACAGATTCACacgaagaaaaatgttgataTTGAATTTGCCACTGAGGCTCTCACATGGCGTGCGGTGGAGCCGAAATTCTGCATTGATCACAACTTTGAGATGGAGAAGATTGGGGATTTTTACAACATTGATGGGAATCTTAGGAAGATCTTGAAGGATCTCGTCCAGCAACTCGAGGATGCTTACATTTTGCGTGCAACAGAGTACGGAGCTGATACTATTGCTAAAGTACAAGAGGATGATCTTGTTGATATGCTGTTCAGCAGCGATTCAGATGAGTCCGGCACGGAGGAGACATCCGATAAGATGCTGCTTCTTCTGAGAACACAAAACGATTTAGCCCGGTGCGCAGCAGATGCCCAAGTGCCAGACGGGAAAATTCATCTCACGGGAAAATTATGTTGCACCATTTCCGTGCCGAGCAAAACGAAATTGAGTGATGTGGAAAGGTACCTCCGGAGGGATGTTATCCGAACTGCTGCTGCCCGTATTCAGCTCTACATCGAAATGATGGCGGATTGTAAATACAAAATGAGTGACATCATTGATCTCAACAGTGACACTCCACTGAGGGTTTTCTTCACAGTTCAGCCCACCGGGGTCAGGTTCTCAGATTACATTTTCGAAGGAGAGGACGATGATAGTGTGCGTGAGAATGTTAAGAAACTAATGGATATTGATCTCGAGCCAACAGACATCATTTGGGTTGAGACTCCTGAGG aAGAGCAACAAGATGATTCAATCTCAAGAAATTCTGAAGATTTATCTCGCCAGTACGCGGAGGAAGAAAGGAGGGCATATAGAAATATGTACAttgtttgctttttttccacaattatGCTGGCCATTTCCATGTACATAATGTTTGTCTGGTACGACCCAGCAGATCTTGATGAAGTCCTTGCAAGACACGATGAAGAGCTTGGTCGTCAATGGAGAGAGATGCATAAGAACCAAGAGGATACGCCctaa
- the LOC129792725 gene encoding DNA primase large subunit: MDFTKKRPRAAEIRAEVENLEQLYFTNIAMYRLPPMSEISIQEFEEMVIDRLRLLRILELSSLKEFKPYSQEWRNFILVELNVAGLKGYARLIQGGTGQKENVLQARRRDYISHFLLRLAYCRSRDLHKWFLARETELFRLKFMHLSPSGVAEFLRVHDLQYLELTAEEKDYFKAGIAACTFGGTVASVESGKYFKVPFTSVSDLVNSGRSYLHRGIAIVSASDIISIVSTDFKKVIEDGLIALSKIISEVDNDERVYNIIRNLHKSYIGRDYATGTAGSVSLHQIDDLSKKSFPLCMRVMHENLRATHTMKHDGRLQYGLFLKAIGMSLEDALRFWEEEFTKIITPEAFQKNYRYNIRYNYGKEGSRRNFTAYSCRKIIDTLPIAPQVHGCPFRNLKEGRLRDKLQSYGVSRSHADEIAGIARTGNFQEACKRYFEISHDVQLPLSFSHPNKYFEESQEVIRSRKGPKGKPVQKIKTEAERLLADDEKLWEDPANEPQEKLPDPLQTQEPSQMTMDWDEAF; this comes from the coding sequence atggaTTTCACCAAGAAGCGCCCCCGCGCTGCGGAAATTCGTGCTGAAGTGGAAAATCTAGAGCAGCTCTACTTCACCAATATAGCCATGTACCGCCTTCCACCCATGTCAGAGATTTCAATTCaggaatttgaagaaatgGTGATTGATCGTCTACGACTTCTGCGAATCCTTGAGCTAAGTTCCCTCAAAGAGTTCAAACCATACAGTCAGGAGTGGAGGAATTTTATTCTAGTAGAACTCAATGTTGCCGGGCTCAAGGGGTACGCTCGCCTAATTCAGGGTGGAACAggacaaaaagaaaacgtcCTCCAGGCACGTCGAAGGGACTACATATCGCACTTTCTCCTGCGCCTAGCGTACTGTCGCTCTCGGGATTTGCACAAATGGTTCCTAGCACGTGAGACTGAGCTGTTTCGTTTGAAATTTATGCATCTCAGTCCTAGTGGGGTAGCGGAATTCCTTCGAGTGCATGACTTGCAATACCTTGAGTTGACTGCGGAGGAGAAGGACTACTTCAAAGCTGGCATTGCTGCTTGCACCTTTGGTGGAACTGTTGCATCCGTTGAAAGTGGAAAATACTTCAAAGTTCCATTCACCAGTGTGTCTGATCTCGTTAACTCGGGACGCAGCTACCTCCATCGAGGGATTGCCATTGTCAGTGCCTCCGATATCATTTCCATTGTGTCGACGGATTTCAAGAAAGTCATCGAGGATGGCCTGATTGCCCTGTCAAAGATCATATCGGAAGTTGACAATGACGAAAGGGTGTACAACATAATTCGCAATCTTCATAAATCCTATATTGGACGGGATTATGCGACTGGCACAGCTGGGAGTGTTTCACTTCACCAAATTGATGATCTCTCCAAGAAATCCTTCCCATTGTGTATGAGAGTTATGCACGAGAACCTCCGTGCGACGCACACAATGAAGCACGATGGACGACTACAGTATGGGCTCTTCCTGAAAGCCATTGGGATGTCACTGGAGGACGCTTTGCGCTTCTGGGAGGAGGAATTCACAAAGATTATCACCCCAGAGGCCTTCCAGAAGAACTATCGCTACAACATACGCTACAATTATGGCAAAGAGGGTAGTCGGAGGAATTTCACAGCATACAGTTGTCGCAAAATCATCGATACCCTCCCGATTGCACCACAAGTCCATGGATGCCCCTTCAGGAATCTCAAAGAGGGACGCTTGCGGGATAAACTTCAATCGTACGGTGTGTCACGCTCGCACGCCGATGAGATTGCTGGAATAGCTCGAACGGGGAACTTCCAGGAGGCCTGTAAGCGCTACTTTGAAATCTCCCACGATGTTCAACTTCCACTGAGCTTCAGTCATCCCAATAAGTACTTCGAGGAGAGTCAGGAAGTTATTAGAAGTCGCAAAGGACCAAAAGGTAAGCCAGTGCAGAAGATTAAGACGGAAGCAGAGAGACTCCTTGCGGATGATGAGAAACTCTGGGAAGATCCAGCTAATGAGCCACAGGAAAAACTCCCAGATCCACTCCAGACGCAAGAACCATCTCAGATGACTATGGACTGGGATGAAGCATTTTAG
- the LOC129792729 gene encoding stomatin-like protein 2, mitochondrial — MYRQATMRLSGTNLCALKSTLQNQRNYLFTTQLRRKSSTPINTVIMFVPQQEAWVVERMGKFHRILEPGLNVLLPIVDRVKYVQSLKEIAIDVPKQSAITSDNVTLSIDGVLYLRILDPYYASYGVEDPEFAITQLAQTTMRSELGKMSLDKVFRERESLNVSIVDAINKAAAAWGITCLRYEIRDIKLPSRVHEAMQMQVEAERRKRAAILESEGVREADINVAEGKRQSRILASEAERMETINKANGEAAALLAIADARARGLQMVAKSLMAKDGKSAASLAIAEQYVGAFQNLARQNNTLILPQNVGDVSSLVAQAMTIYQTIQTSANGNDVTRNITKNGMKYDDFPGKSDDLRADSLPGDTDTDPRKSPQNLAK, encoded by the exons ATGTATCGTCAGGCAACAATGCGTCTCTCGGGCACCAATTTGTGCGCCCTAAAG TCTACTCTGCAGAATCAGAGAAATTACTTGTTCACCACCCAATTGCGCCGGAAGTCATCCACTCCAATCAACACAGTCATCATGTTTGTGCCACAGCAGGAG GCATGGGTCGTTGAAAGGATGGGGAAGTTTCATCGAATCCTGGAACCAGGGCTCAATGTTCTTCTTCCGATTGTGGATCGTGTCAAGTATGTGCAGAGTCTCAAGGAAATTGCAATTGATGTCCCAAAGCAGAGCGCTATTACTTCCGACAATGTCACTCTCAGCATAGATGGGGTGCTGTACCTCCGAATTCTGGATCCCTACTATGCTTCCTACGGTGTGGAAGATCCGGAATTTGCCATTACACAACTAGCACAAACAACAATGCGTTCCGAATTGGGTAAGATGTCCCTGGATAAGGTGTTCCGTGAACGAGAATCCCTCAATGTGAGCATTGTGGATGCCATCAATAAGGCAGCCGCTGCTTGGGGTATAACATGCCTCAGGTATGAGATTAGAGACATAAAACTTCCATCGCGAGTGCACGAAGCCATGCAGATGCAAGTGGAGGCGGAGCGAAGGAAAAGAGCCGCTATCCTGGAGTCTGAGGGTGTTCGGGAGGCTGACATCAATGTGGCAGAGGGTAAGAGGCAATCACGTATTCTCGCCTCCGAGGCTGAACGCATGGAAACGATTAATAAAGCAAACGGAGAGGCAGCTGCTCTACTGGCCATTGCTGATGCACGAGCTCGTGGCCTTCAAATGGTGGCGAAATCCCTCATGGCCAAAGATGGCAAGAGTGCAGCTTCCCTGGCTATTGCTGAACAATACGTGGGTGCTTTCCAAAATCTCGCACGTCAAAATAACACCCTAATTCTGCCCCAGAATGTCGGTGATGTGTCATCCCTCGTGGCACAGGCAATGACCATCTACCAAACAATCCAGACTAGTGCAAATGGGAATGATGTTACAAGGAATATCACCAAGAATGGCATGAAATACGATGATTTCCCCGGAAAATCCGATGATTTACGAGCTGACAGCCTTCCCGGAGACACAGATACGGACCCGAGGAAGTCACCGCAGAATCTGGCCAAGTAA